The following proteins are co-located in the Apis mellifera strain DH4 linkage group LG11, Amel_HAv3.1, whole genome shotgun sequence genome:
- the LOC100577364 gene encoding FERM, ARHGEF and pleckstrin domain-containing protein 1 isoform X3 yields the protein MNDIESISMKGSGGSKMPHSHSTPAGVDGGSRTPPTTPRKAGKMLAVRVQMLDDTITMFQVQAKALGRVLFDQVCKQLHLLEADYFGLEYQELNGTKYWLDLEKPVCRQVGLSLIDPLLRFCVKFYTPDPAQLEEEFTRYLFCLQIKRDLAQALLQCNDNTAALMASYIVQAECGDYVIEDYPDHTYLSTYKFVPHQDQELERRIMENHKKHAGQSPAEADLNLLETARRCELYGMKMHPAKDHEGASLNLAVAHMGIVVFQNFTKINTFSWAKIRKISFKRKRFLIKLHSEGYGYYKDTVEFFFEGRNECKNFWKKCVENHGFFRCSVVKRVVRQKTRVLSRGSSFRYSGKTQKQIVEFVRDNYVKRQTFQRSNSFRQTSGGRALQGLEGGGYRGATPSSSLMGSSSISAHPLLPLGDPALETPALSLSCGSMTLDSPTTVTSVSMGGTIHRREDTATSFRTLTSIDVHSPATPSQVPAQRQMLVASSQQRISSAGGEYNRWNYANGYVNSPAWHVPLRVAQIRNVMVHATPRTLTNRFIPAYPR from the exons ATGAATGATATAGAAAGTATAAGCATGAAAGGCAGTGGAGGATCTAAAATGCCTCATAGTCATTCAACTCCAGCAGGTGTGGATGGAGGTAGTAGAACTCCTCCCACGACACCTAGGAAAGCTGGTAAAATGCTTGCTGTTCGTGTACAGATGTTAGATGATACAATTACAATGTTTCAAGTTCAG gcAAAAGCTTTAGGAAGAGTATTATTCGATCAAGTTTGTAAGCAGTTACATCTTTTGGAAGCTGATTATTTTGGTTTGGAATATCAAGAACTTAATGGGACAAAA taTTGGTTAGATTTAGAGAAGCCAGTTTGTAGACAAGTTGGATTATCTTTGATAGATCCGTTATTAAGATTTtgcgttaaattttatacacctGATCCAGCGcaattagaagaagaatttacaagatatttattttgtcttcAAATTAAAAGGGATTTAGCTCAAGCTTTGTTACAATGCAACGATAATACAGCAGCTTTGATGGCGAGTTATATCGTCCAGg ctGAATGCGGGGATTATGTGATAGAAGATTATCCAGATCATACATATTTATCAACTTACAAATTTGTGCCTCATCAAGATCAAGAATTAGAACGTCGTATTATGGAAAATCACAAAAAACACGc AGGTCAATCACCAGCAGAAGCAGATCTTAATCTGTTAGAAACAGCACGTCGATGTGAATTGTATGGAATGAAAATGCATCCGGCTAAA GATCACGAGGGTGCATCGCTCAACTTGGCAGTGGCACATATGGGAATAgtagtttttcaaaatttcactaAGATAAATACATTCAGTTGGGCTAAGATCAGGAAAATcagttttaaaagaaaacgatttttaattaaacttcatTCAGAGGGTTAC GGTTATTACAAAGATaccgtggaattttttttcgagggaCGCAACgagtgtaaaaatttttggaaaaaatgcgTGGAAAATCATGGATTTTTCCGTTGTTCGGTGGTGAAACGAGTGGTACGACAAAAAACGCGTGTTCTCAGCCGTGGTTCATCATTCAG GTATAGCGGAAAAACTCAGAAACAAATCGTGGAATTTGTACGGGATAATTACGTGAAGAGGCAAACGTTTCAAAG GTCCAATTCGTTCCGGCAGACTAGCGGTGGTAGGGCATTGCAGGGCTTGGAGGGGGGAGGCTATCGTGGGGCCACTCCAAGCAGCTCCCTTATGGGCAGCTCCAGCATCTCTGCCCACCCCCTCCTGCCCCTCGGCGATCCTG CCCTGGAAACCCCAGCTCTGTCTCTATCATGCGGCTCGATGACACTGGATTCTCCGACGACTGTGACGAGTGTCTCGATGGGAGGGACGATTCACCGTCGCGAAGACACAGCTACATCGTTTCGGACGCTTACCTCCATCGACGTCCATTCCCCGGCCACGCCCAGCCAGGTCCCAGCACAGCGGCAGATGCTTGTTGCCAGCAGCCAGCAGCGGATTTCATCAGCAG GTGGTGAATACAATCGTTGGAACTACGCGAACGGCTATGTGAACTCGCCTGCTTGGCACGTGCCGCTTCGCGTGGCGCAGATTCGTAACGTAATGGTTCACGCAACGCCACGCACTCTCACCAATCGATTCATACCGGCATACCCACGTTGA
- the LOC100577364 gene encoding FERM, ARHGEF and pleckstrin domain-containing protein 1 isoform X2, with the protein MNDIESISMKGSGGSKMPHSHSTPAGVDGGSRTPPTTPRKAGKMLAVRVQMLDDTITMFQVQAKALGRVLFDQVCKQLHLLEADYFGLEYQELNGTKYWLDLEKPVCRQVGLSLIDPLLRFCVKFYTPDPAQLEEEFTRYLFCLQIKRDLAQALLQCNDNTAALMASYIVQAECGDYVIEDYPDHTYLSTYKFVPHQDQELERRIMENHKKHAGQSPAEADLNLLETARRCELYGMKMHPAKDHEGASLNLAVAHMGIVVFQNFTKINTFSWAKIRKISFKRKRFLIKLHSEGYGYYKDTVEFFFEGRNECKNFWKKCVENHGFFRCSVVKRVVRQKTRVLSRGSSFRYSGKTQKQIVEFVRDNYVKRQTFQRSNSFRQTSGGRALQGLEGGGYRGATPSSSLMGSSSISAHPLLPLGDPALETPALSLSCGSMTLDSPTTVTSVSMGGTIHRREDTATSFRTLTSIDVHSPATPSQVPAQRQMLVASSQQRISSADTETDKQGTPAKRQQENNNSVYANEKSPEKRTNGIVMETSNASMVNTPDLSPVKNIRNGEVEDTEVRKTKRWPTDKAYYIAKELLMTERTYKKDLDMINVRFREEVSREGKLEGEAVVSLIELLADVHGPCLQEMEARLERWESNARHNIGDFLYNTLLNVLPLYDQYLENLIPVLEKMEYYTRTSRRFDQLCRDFEAQKHCYLPLTSFLLKPLQRLLHYNSIIDRLLDHYPKDHTDFEDCLAARDRLGETLLEGLSIINQAENLVQLCEMQRDISGFDNLVQEGRKFIRQGCLQKYSRKGLQQRMFFLFSDILLYTYHTQQPTQCFRVHDQLPLKGMKIRDSDNKTGSEFAFIIDAQGNQSLIIAATNEEEKERWLEDLNMAIVQADTDPKMPYLNLKSCNSADEMGDGIGLEADRGSCGGAKASQRINTTVHMCWHRNTSISYSDQLRAFQNQLSGFLLRKFKNSNGWQKLWVVFTNFCLFFYKSHRDDFPLACLPLLGYTVTKPSEKDGINKDFVFKLQFRNHVYFFRAESDYTFGRWVEVIRSAT; encoded by the exons ATGAATGATATAGAAAGTATAAGCATGAAAGGCAGTGGAGGATCTAAAATGCCTCATAGTCATTCAACTCCAGCAGGTGTGGATGGAGGTAGTAGAACTCCTCCCACGACACCTAGGAAAGCTGGTAAAATGCTTGCTGTTCGTGTACAGATGTTAGATGATACAATTACAATGTTTCAAGTTCAG gcAAAAGCTTTAGGAAGAGTATTATTCGATCAAGTTTGTAAGCAGTTACATCTTTTGGAAGCTGATTATTTTGGTTTGGAATATCAAGAACTTAATGGGACAAAA taTTGGTTAGATTTAGAGAAGCCAGTTTGTAGACAAGTTGGATTATCTTTGATAGATCCGTTATTAAGATTTtgcgttaaattttatacacctGATCCAGCGcaattagaagaagaatttacaagatatttattttgtcttcAAATTAAAAGGGATTTAGCTCAAGCTTTGTTACAATGCAACGATAATACAGCAGCTTTGATGGCGAGTTATATCGTCCAGg ctGAATGCGGGGATTATGTGATAGAAGATTATCCAGATCATACATATTTATCAACTTACAAATTTGTGCCTCATCAAGATCAAGAATTAGAACGTCGTATTATGGAAAATCACAAAAAACACGc AGGTCAATCACCAGCAGAAGCAGATCTTAATCTGTTAGAAACAGCACGTCGATGTGAATTGTATGGAATGAAAATGCATCCGGCTAAA GATCACGAGGGTGCATCGCTCAACTTGGCAGTGGCACATATGGGAATAgtagtttttcaaaatttcactaAGATAAATACATTCAGTTGGGCTAAGATCAGGAAAATcagttttaaaagaaaacgatttttaattaaacttcatTCAGAGGGTTAC GGTTATTACAAAGATaccgtggaattttttttcgagggaCGCAACgagtgtaaaaatttttggaaaaaatgcgTGGAAAATCATGGATTTTTCCGTTGTTCGGTGGTGAAACGAGTGGTACGACAAAAAACGCGTGTTCTCAGCCGTGGTTCATCATTCAG GTATAGCGGAAAAACTCAGAAACAAATCGTGGAATTTGTACGGGATAATTACGTGAAGAGGCAAACGTTTCAAAG GTCCAATTCGTTCCGGCAGACTAGCGGTGGTAGGGCATTGCAGGGCTTGGAGGGGGGAGGCTATCGTGGGGCCACTCCAAGCAGCTCCCTTATGGGCAGCTCCAGCATCTCTGCCCACCCCCTCCTGCCCCTCGGCGATCCTG CCCTGGAAACCCCAGCTCTGTCTCTATCATGCGGCTCGATGACACTGGATTCTCCGACGACTGTGACGAGTGTCTCGATGGGAGGGACGATTCACCGTCGCGAAGACACAGCTACATCGTTTCGGACGCTTACCTCCATCGACGTCCATTCCCCGGCCACGCCCAGCCAGGTCCCAGCACAGCGGCAGATGCTTGTTGCCAGCAGCCAGCAGCGGATTTCATCAGCAG ATACCGAGACAGATAAACAGGGGACACCGGCCAAGAGGCAGCAGGAGAACAACAATTCGGTTTACGCGAACGAGAAATCACCCGAGAAACGGACGAACGGTATCGTAATGGAAACGAGTAACGCCAGTATGGTGAATACCCCGGACCTGAGCCCGgtgaaaaatataaggaaCGGGGAGGTCGAGGATACCGAGGTTCGAAAAACTAAG AGGTGGCCAACCGATAAAGCGTACTACATAGCCAAGGAATTACTTATGACGGAACGAACATACAAAAAGGATCTCGATATGATAAATGTG AGGTTCAGGGAGGAGGTATCCCGGGAGGGTAAATTGGAAGGCGAGGCGGTTGTCTCGCTGATCGAGCTTTTGGCGGACGTTCACGGACCTTGTCTTCAAGAGATGGAGGCGAGGTTGGAACGGTGGGAGAGCAACGCGCGCCACAACATAGGCGATTTCCTTTACAACACGTTGCTGAACGTGCTGCCCCTCTACGATCAATATCTCGAGAATTTGATACCCGTCCTCGAGAAGATGGAATATTACACGAGGACGTCACGTCGTTTCGATCAACTATGCCGCGATTTCGAGGCCCAGAAGCATTGTTATTTACCGCTTACCTCATTCCTCTTGAAACCGTTGCAACGATTGTTGCATTATAACAGTATTATCGATA GGTTATTAGATCATTATCCGAAAGATCATACGGATTTCGAAGATTGTTTGGCGGCGAGGGATCGATTAGGAGAAACGTTGCTCGAAGGACTTAGCATAATTAACCAAGCG gAAAATCTGGTTCAGCTTTGCGAAATGCAAAGGGATATCAGCGGTTTCGACAATTTGGTGCAGGAAGGTCGTAAATTTATCAGGCAAGGTTGCTTGCAAAAGTACAGTCGTAAAGGTTTACAACAAAGGATGTTTTTCCTG TTTTCCGACATATTGTTGTACACGTATCACACCCAACAACCAACCCAATGTTTTCGCGTTCACGATCAATTGCCGTTAAAAGGGATGAAGATTCGTGATAGCGACAACAAAACTGGGTCGGAATTTGCGTTCATAATCGACGCCCAAGGAAATCA ATCCTTGATAATCGCCGCTACTaacgaggaggaaaaggaaagatggTTGGAAGACTTGAACATGGCTATCGTGCAAGCCGATACCGATCCAAAGATgccatatttgaatttaaagtcTTGCA atTCAGCCGATGAGATGGGCGATGGTATTGGATTAGAAGCGGACCGAGGTAGTTGCGGAGGTGCTAAAGCATCTCAACGAATCAACACGACTGTGCACATGTGTTGGCATCGTAATACGAGTATCAGTTACAGCGATCAATTGCGAGCTTTCCAG aatcaaCTTAGTGGATTTTTATTACGGAAATTCAAGAATAGTAATGGCTGGCAAAAGCTTTGGGTCGTTTTTACCAATTTTTGCCTGTTCTTTTACAAATCTCATCGAGACGACTTTCCGTTGGCTTGTTTACCGTTGTTGGGTTACACGGTGACCAAACCGTCCGAGAAGGATGGTATCAACAAAGATTTTGTTTTCAAGTTGCAATTCAGAAATCACGTTTATTTCTTCCGCGCTGAGAGCGATTACACGTTTGGAcg GTGGGTCGAAGTGATTCGAAGCGCGACATAG